The window CATTCCGGGTTTCCCCGAGCCGCTCGTTAAAGTCTGGGCATGGCTGAAGAGGGATCGGGAACAGTTCGGGTCGACGCGTGGATCTGGGCCGTGCGCCTGACGAAGACCCGCTCGACCGCGGCGACCGCCTGCCGGGCGGGCCATGTGAAGGTCAACGGGGAACGCGCCAAACCGGCGCAGCCCGTACGGGTGGGGGACGAGGTGCGGCTCTTCCACGCGGGGCGCGAACGCATCGTGGTGGTGCGGCGGACGGTCGCGAAGCGGGTCGGCGCCCCGGTGGCCGCCGAATGCCTCACCGACAACAGCCCGCCGCCGCCCACGCCCGTCGAGGCGGCCGTGGTCGGCATCCGGGACCGCGGTGCGGGACGCCCGACCAAACGGGAGCGCCGCGAGATCGAAACCCTGCGCGGTCGCTAGACCCACCCCGTCGGAGCGTGCCGGGGGGCTCAGGCCTTCCGGTACGCGTACGCCTCCTCGGCCGCGGTCGCCACCGCGTCGAGGGGGGCTCCGGTGGAGGCGGTCACCACGGCCGCCACCGCCCCTTCCAGGAACGGCGCGTCGACCAGTCGGCTGCCCTCGGGCAGTTCCTCGTCCAGCAGCAGTGACTTGACCGAGAGCACCGAGCTGCCGAGGTCCACCAGGATCGCGACGCCCGCGCCCCGGTCCACGGCCCGGGCGGCCGTCACGATCAGCTCCGGGTCGGTGCCCAGGCCGCCGTCGGGACCGCCGCCCGCCGTGGCGACCAGGGCCGTCGCGCCACCCGCGGCGAGACCGGTGGCCAGCGCGGCCACCGACTCCGCGACCTCCCTGCTGTGGGACACCAGGACGATCCCGACCAGCGGCTCGGCGCTCATCCGCGCGCCTCCGAGACCTCGGCCAGGGCCCCCAGCAGCAGCGCCGACGAGGTGGCTCCCGGGTCCTGGTGCCCGATGCTGCGCTCGCCCAGGTAGCTGGCCCTGCCCTTGCGCGCCTGGAGCGGCACCGTCGCCAGGGCCCCGTTCTGCGCGGCCTCGCCGGCCGCACGGTACGAAGTGGCGAGCGCCGCCACCCCCGGCACCAGCGCGTCCAGCATCGTCTTGTCGCCCGGCGCGGCCCCGCCGAGCTGGGCGACCGCGCCCACTCCCGCGTACAGGGCCTTGCGCAGATCCTCGTCGGAGACCTCGGCGGCGTCGCCCAGCTCCTTGCCGGTGCGGCGCAGCAGCGTTCCGTACAGCGGTCCGGAGGCGCCGCCGACCGTGGAGATCAGGGTCCGGCCGGCGAGTTGCAGCACCGCGCCGGGCGTCCCGGGGCTCTGCGCTTCGAGGGCCGCCCGCACGGCGACGAACCCCCGCAGGAGGTTGCTGCCGTGGTCGGCGTCCCCGATGGGGGAGTCGAGCTCGGTCAGCCGGTCCGCCTCCCGTTCGACGACGGCCGCGACGGCGTCCATCCAGCGTCGGAAGAAGTCTGCGTCACGCACCGGAATCTCCTCGCCTCACGTCCACCCGGGGCAGTCCTTCCACCACCCTACGGTGACCCCGGCCCGACGGCCCCGACGCGAGGCACCGCGCGGCGCACTTGCCGGCACGCCTCGCCCGCCTCCCGGTGGACGCCTTCCCCGCGTCCTGCGCGAGGGGAAGCGGCACGACCTCGCCGGGGGCGGCGAGGACCTCGCCCGTGTCCGGCCTCGCCTGCCCCGTCGCCCGGTATGTCGATGGTGACGGGAAGGAGCTCCACGGGCGCTTCGTACGAGGTCGAGTCCATCCGCGGATTCTCGCAGGACGTCAACCCGTTGATCGGTTGTCATCCGAGAGGGGGAATGACCAATCCACCCGTCCGCCCGTGCCGAAGACGGGGTGTGAGCGACAACGGCAGCACCATCGAGCGCGACGCCCCGGAGGCGCCGACCGTCCTGCCGTCCGGAGTACCCGTCCGGACGGTGGTGACCCGTCGGGGTCTCCCGTCGGCGACGGGGCACTCCGCGCGGGCCTCGGTGGCGTCGGGTTCCCCCGACCGGCCGGGCGCGGCGCCCACCGGTGCTCCCGGCCCGGACCGCAGACCCCCCACCGGCCGCGCGAGCCGCCGGTACACGGTCGTGGTTCCCGCGGGCTGACCCGCCCGGCGGCGGTGCCGCCACCCCCACATCGCTCCTTCCGTACCACCCCCATGCCTGATTTCCCCCCCCGCATCACCCCCAGATGAACCCAAGGAGAACAACCGTCATGATGGCTCTTCGTTTCCGCCGTACCGCCGTCGCCGTCGCCGCCGCATCGGTCCTTCCCTTCGCGCTGGCCGCCTGCTCGGACTCCGGTGAGAAGTCGAGCGCCGGCAGCGCCGCCTCCGAGCAGGCCACCCCCGGCACGGACGCCGCCTCCACGCCCGCCATGGCGATGGACGCCCCGTTCGGCCCGGCGTGTGCGGGTGTGCCGAAGGAGGGCGCCGGCTCCTTCGACGGGATGGCCAAGGACCCGGTCGCCACCGCAGCCTCCAACAACCCCGCCCTGTCCACGCTGGTCGCGGCCGTCAAGCAGGCCGGACTGGTCGACACCCTCAACAACGCGAAGGACATCACCGTCTTCGCGCCCACCAACGACGCCTTCGCGAAGATCCCGAAGGCCGACCTGGACAAGGTCCTCGCCGACAAGGCCATGCTCACCAAGATCCTGACCTACCACGTCGTGGGCCAGAAGCTCGCTCCCAAGCAGCTCGACTCGGGCTCCTTCGACACCCTGGAGAAGGGCAAGATCACCACGGCCGGCTCCGGCGAGGCCTACAAGGTCAACGGAACCTCCAACGTGGTCTGCGGCAACGTCCCCACCTCCAACGCCACCGTCTACATCGTCGACACCGTCCTGATGCCCAAGTAGCACCGGCGCGCGCGAGGGTGCGCGCGAGGGATGAGCGCACGCCGTGCGGCTCCGGACTCCGGGGCCGCACGGCGGTTTTCGTCTGCCGGGTCCACCGGACGAGGCGCCGACGACGGGGCCGGGACCGGAGCAGGCGCCGGGACCGGGACGGGGCCGGGGTCTAGGACATCGGCAGGGCGATCGTCTTGCCCGCCTCCAGGCCGTAGAGCAGTTCGCCGTCCGGGTCCGCGGAGAGGCTCACGGCCGTGCACGTGTACCGCCAGGCGGGGCGTCCCGTGCCCAGCTCGACGGCCCGCAGCCCGATCGTGTCGATGTCGTACACGTACGCGGCGCCCACCACCGGTGCGGCCTCCCCCGTGGTGAGGGTGTCCTTCCGGGTCTTCTCCGCCCACTTCCCGGCGCCGGTGCGCGCGTCCACGCCGACGAGCCCGCGTCCGCCCTCCGCGGCGTAGACGACCCCGTTCCGGACCGCGGGAATCCCGTAACGACGTTGCCCCTGGGCGTTGTTCCCGAGGTCGCGGTCCGCGCCGAAGGACCACGCCACGCTTCCGTCGGTCAGCCGCACGGCCTGGAGGGCGTCGGCGCCGAAGTAGACGTGCTCGTCGTCCGCCGTGAACCCGTAGGGCGGCTTACCCGGGACGATCAGGGTCTTCTCCCACCGCCGCCTTCCGGTGGCCGGGTCGCGCAGGGTCAGCGTCAGGCCGTTCATGGCCTGCGTCTTCCCGCACACCAGCAGCCCGCCCTTCGTGAGATCGGCGAGGAGGTAGACCCTGTCGTACTTTCCGGAAGGCGCCTGCGCCGGCTCGCGCCACAGCTCCTTTCCGGTCGCCAGGTTCGCGGCC of the Streptomyces sp. NBC_01426 genome contains:
- a CDS encoding RNA-binding S4 domain-containing protein, with translation MAEEGSGTVRVDAWIWAVRLTKTRSTAATACRAGHVKVNGERAKPAQPVRVGDEVRLFHAGRERIVVVRRTVAKRVGAPVAAECLTDNSPPPPTPVEAAVVGIRDRGAGRPTKRERREIETLRGR
- a CDS encoding PTS-dependent dihydroxyacetone kinase phosphotransferase subunit DhaM, with the protein product MSAEPLVGIVLVSHSREVAESVAALATGLAAGGATALVATAGGGPDGGLGTDPELIVTAARAVDRGAGVAILVDLGSSVLSVKSLLLDEELPEGSRLVDAPFLEGAVAAVVTASTGAPLDAVATAAEEAYAYRKA
- the dhaL gene encoding dihydroxyacetone kinase subunit DhaL; its protein translation is MRDADFFRRWMDAVAAVVEREADRLTELDSPIGDADHGSNLLRGFVAVRAALEAQSPGTPGAVLQLAGRTLISTVGGASGPLYGTLLRRTGKELGDAAEVSDEDLRKALYAGVGAVAQLGGAAPGDKTMLDALVPGVAALATSYRAAGEAAQNGALATVPLQARKGRASYLGERSIGHQDPGATSSALLLGALAEVSEARG
- a CDS encoding fasciclin domain-containing protein; the encoded protein is MMALRFRRTAVAVAAASVLPFALAACSDSGEKSSAGSAASEQATPGTDAASTPAMAMDAPFGPACAGVPKEGAGSFDGMAKDPVATAASNNPALSTLVAAVKQAGLVDTLNNAKDITVFAPTNDAFAKIPKADLDKVLADKAMLTKILTYHVVGQKLAPKQLDSGSFDTLEKGKITTAGSGEAYKVNGTSNVVCGNVPTSNATVYIVDTVLMPK